The following coding sequences are from one Thermostaphylospora chromogena window:
- a CDS encoding DUF6412 domain-containing protein: protein MTAITVARMTALASAVRLHLLALAIVAVGTAGDSSGVLTVAAVAGLSAILLRLAARAAGVGAPLDPWAPLSVRDRARRTTVVRQRDPDAAGRPRPRAPTASPARA from the coding sequence ATGACGGCGATCACGGTGGCGCGGATGACGGCGCTCGCGTCCGCCGTCCGCCTCCACCTGCTCGCCCTGGCCATCGTGGCCGTGGGCACCGCCGGTGATTCCTCCGGCGTGCTCACGGTGGCCGCGGTCGCCGGGCTGAGCGCGATCCTGCTGCGTCTGGCGGCCCGCGCGGCGGGCGTCGGCGCGCCCCTCGACCCCTGGGCACCGCTTTCGGTTCGCGACCGGGCCCGCCGTACGACCGTCGTCCGTCAGCGCGATCCCGACGCCGCGGGCCGTCCCCGTCCCAGAGCACCCACGGCGAGCCCGGCGCGCGCCTGA